The segment GTGCGCTGGGCCTGAGCCCCGAACACGAAGCGGTCTACAGTGTGCTCGCCGGTCGTGCCCAGGCCGACCTGGCCGAGCTGAGCGAGCTCCTGCACCTGCCCGCCGCCGGGATCGCGGCCGCGCTGGACCACCTGGTCGCCTGCGGCCTGGTGAAATCCGCCCCGGACGGCGCCTTCGCGGCCGCCCCGCCCGCGGTCGCGCTCGGCGCCATGATCAGTGAGCGGCGGGCGGAGCTGCGCAGCGCCGAACTGGCCCTGGTCACCCTCGCCGAGGAGCATCGCCAGGCGATGGCGGGCCGCAGCATCAGCGAACTCATCGAAGTGGTCACCGGTGTCGAGGCGATCCGGCACCGGTTCGCCCAGGTGCAGCACGCCGCCCGTACGCAGGTCCGCAGCTTCGTCACCACGCCCTTCATCGCGGTGCCGCCGGGCGCCAACCCGGCGGAGTGCAGATGGTGGCGCAGGGCGTGCGGTACCGGGTCGTCATCGACCAGCCGGCGCTGACCGAACCCGGTGTCATCGCCGAAACCAGCGAATCCCTGCGCCAGGGCGTCGAGGTACGGGTGGTCGCGTCGCTGCCGATCAAGCTGATCCTGGCCGACAGCGAACTCGCCCTGGTGCCGCTGACGGGCACACCCGCAGACGAACCGTGTGCGGTCCTGCTGCACCGCGCCGGGCTGCTCACCGCGATGGACGCGCTGTTCGAGGTCGTCTGGCGCCACGCCCATCCGCTCGACGAGCTGGCGCTCGGCAACCCGGCCGCGGAGGACTTCGCGGGCACGGACGCGGACGCCCCCACCGCGCTGGACCGCAAGATCCTGGCGCTGATGCTGGCCGGACTCACCGACCAGGCGATCACCGCCCAGCTCAACCTCTCGCTCCGTACGCTGCAACGCCGCCTGCGGCACCTGATGGATCTGGCCGGCGTCCAGAGCCGGATGCAGCTCGGCTGGTACGCGGCCCGCCACGACTGGGCGTGACGCACCACCCGGCGCCGATCTATTTGCGGGCCACCGCGCCGTACACGGAGACCTGTGCGTCCGACGGCGCGGGGTCGGTGGGCTCGCCCAGGTCGGGGCGCCAGGCGGGCACGACCTGCAGGCCCGGCTCGACCAGGTCCAGGCCGGTGAAGAACCGCCCGATCTCCGCCTTCGGGCGCACCTGCATGGTGACGCCCTGCCGACGGTACACCTCGGCGATCTGCTCCCACGCCTCCGGCCGGAAGTCGCCGGTCAGGTGCGACAACGCCAGATAGCTGCCGGACGGCAACGCGGCCAGGAGCCGCTCGACGATCGCCCACGGATCGTGGTCGTCGCCGACGAAATGCAGGATCGCGATCAGCAGCAGACCGACCGGGCGGTTCAGGTCGAGGGTGTCGCGCAGCACCGACGAGCCGAGGATCGAGTCGACGTCGCGCAGGTCCGCGTCGATGTAGTCGGTGCGGCCGTCGGGGTGGCTGGTCAGCAGCGCGCGGGCGTGGGTCAGCACGATCGGGTCGTTGTCCACGTAGACGACCCGGGCGCGCGGGTTGATCCCCTGGGCGACGTGGTGCACGTTCGGCGCGCTCGGGATGCCCGTACCGATGTCCAGGAATTGATCTATGCCCTGTTCGGTCAGGAACCGGACCGCCCGGCGCAGGAACAGCCGGTTCTCCCGGGGCGGGATCCGGCTGTCCGGGTTAGCCTGCAGGCCCCGGTGGGCGGCCTCGCGGTCGGCCGCGAAGTTGTCCTTGCCGCCGAGCAGGTAGTCGTAGACCCGGGCCGGGTGCGGGCGGTCGGTGTGCAGGTCCACCTGGTTCTCGGCCATCTCTCGACATTCCCTTCGCCGGCTCCCCCGAGGCCGCCGATCATCGCACGAACCTCGGGGGACCGTCCATATTGGTCAAACGCTAGGCCGGCAGCGCCCACTTCTGGTTGGCGCCGGTGTGGCAGTCCCAGATGTGGATCTGCTGGCCGTCGGCGGAGCTGTTCTGGCTGACGTCCAGGCAGCGCCCGGACTGCGGGTTCCGGATCGTGCCGTCGGCCTGCGGCGTCCAGTTCTGCGCGCCGGAGCCGTTGCACGTCCACAGCTGCGCCTTGGTGCCGTTGGCGGTGCCGCCGCCGGCCACGTCGAGGCACTTGCCCAGCGCGCGGAAGGTCTGCCCGGAGCGGGTCCAGTTCTGCGCGGCGGTGCCGTTGCACGTCCACAACTGGATCTTCGTGCCGTCGGCGGTGGCCGCTCCGGAGACGTCCAGGCACTTACCGGCCAGGCCCCTGACCGGGCCGGAGGTCACCGGAGGCGGACCGCCCAGCTCCTTGATCCGGATGTTGCGGAACGAGGCCTCGTCGCCCGTACCGTGATTCTGGATGCCGATATGGCCGGCCAGCGACCGCACCGGGTCGGCATTGACGAAATCATTGATCTGTACGCCGTTCAGGTACACCCGCAGCCGTTCGCCCTCGACCAGCAACTCGTAGGTGTTCCAGGCGCCCGGCGGGTTCAGCGCGGCGTCGCGGGCCGCGAGGTCCGCGGACTTGAACGTGTAGACCGCGCCGGTGGTGCGGTCGGCGGCGTCGGTGGCGTCGATCTGCACCTCGTAGCCGTTGTTCACCGCCGACCACGGGTCGTTCGACGGCGGGAAGCCGATGAACACCCCGGTGTTGTCGTCACCGGCGAGCCGCCAGTCCAGCTTGAGCGAGTAGCTGGTGAACTGCTTCGCGCTGTACCAGAACAGGCCCATTCCGCCGGTCGAGGTGAGCGTGGCGTCGGTGTTGGTGAACGCGCCCGGCCCGGCCTGCGACCAGCCGGTGGTCGAGCCGTTGTAGAGCGGTGTGTAGCCGACCTCGGGCCGGCAGTCCGCCTTGGCCTGGCCGGCCGCGTACCGGATGCCGCCGAGCAGGTGGGCGCGGAAGGCGGCATCGGTGTACGCGGCCGCGGTGTGCCCGCCGCCGGTGTAGAACGAGCGGCCACCCTGGAACGGTTTGCACCAGGCGTGCGGGTGGTCGGCGCCCATCGTGCCGCCGGAGTACGACGACTCGTCCAGCGTCGCCAGGATGTGCGCGCTGGAGCGGGCGTTGGTGCGGTAGTCGTACCACTCGTCGGTGCGGTTCCAGGTCTGCGGCAGGTGCGCGGTGGCCGCGTGCGCCCGGTCCTCGACCTTCACGTTCGCAGGTTGGATCGCCGGGTGCGAGGCGAAATAGGCGCCGACCAGCTCGCCGTAGAACGGCCAGTCGTACTCGGTGTCGGCGGCCGCGTGCACCCCGACGAACCCGCGGCCGGAGCGGAACCAGGTCTCGAACGCGCTCTGCTGCGCGGCGTTGAGCACGTCACCGGTGGTGTTCAGGAAGACCACGGACTCGTACGGGGCCAGGCCGCCCGCGGTGAACACGGCCGGGTCCTCGGTGGCGGTCACGGTGAAACCGTTTGCGGCGCCCAGCTCCCGGACCGCCTGGGTGCCGGCGGCGATCGAGTCGTGCCGGAACCCGGCGGTGCGGGAGAAGACCAGGACGTCATGCGGTGTGTCGGCCATCGGCGCGGCGGGCACGCCGAGCGTCGCCGCGACCACGGTGAGAATCAGCAGGGCTTTCATCAGGGGAGCACCCACTTCTGGTTGGCTGCCGCGGTGCAGTCCCAGATGTGGATCTGCTGACCGTCCGCGGAGCTGTTCTGGCTGACGTCCAGGCACCGCCCGGACGCCGGGTTGCGGATCGTGCCGTCCGACTGCGGCGCCCAGTTCTGCGCGCCGGTGCCGTTGCACGTCCATAGCTGGGCCTTCGTTCCGTTGGCGGTGGCCCCGCCGGCCACGTCCAGACACTTGCCCAGAGCGCGGAAGGTCTGACCCTGCCGGCTCCAGTGCTGCGCGGCGGTGCCGTTGCAGGTGTAGAGCTGGATCTTCGTACCGTCGGCGGTGGCCGCACCGGCGACGTCCAGGCACTTGCCGGCCAGGCCCTTGACCGGGCCGGCGGTCGCGCCGTTGAGGGTGAAGGCGTCCAGGTCGTACAGCGCCCCGGCGGCGCCGGCGAAGGTCAGGTACAGGGTGGTGGTGCCGGCCGGCGCGCCGGTCACCGTGCCGCTGACCGTGGTGAACGTGTCCCAGCTGCCGGTCACCGGGATGGTGGCCGAGCCGAGCACGGTCCCGGTCGGCGACCCGGCGCGGATCTGCAGGGTTCCGCCGACCCCGGCGGACGAGGCCCGCGCGGTGAACGACGTGACGTTGCCCAGCTGGTACGGGTGGAACGCGATCCAGTCCCCGTTGTGGATGTCCCCGACAGTCCGGCCACCCTCGGCCGCCGTCTTCGTGAACGTGTTGATCCCGGACGAGGTCTTGAAGTGCTCGGCCTGCCGGTGCCGGGGCTGCAGGATGTGCTGCTTG is part of the Actinoplanes sp. NBC_00393 genome and harbors:
- a CDS encoding SAM-dependent methyltransferase is translated as MAENQVDLHTDRPHPARVYDYLLGGKDNFAADREAAHRGLQANPDSRIPPRENRLFLRRAVRFLTEQGIDQFLDIGTGIPSAPNVHHVAQGINPRARVVYVDNDPIVLTHARALLTSHPDGRTDYIDADLRDVDSILGSSVLRDTLDLNRPVGLLLIAILHFVGDDHDPWAIVERLLAALPSGSYLALSHLTGDFRPEAWEQIAEVYRRQGVTMQVRPKAEIGRFFTGLDLVEPGLQVVPAWRPDLGEPTDPAPSDAQVSVYGAVARK
- a CDS encoding helix-turn-helix domain-containing protein; this translates as MLGALGLSPEHEAVYSVLAGRAQADLAELSELLHLPAAGIAAALDHLVACGLVKSAPDGAFAAAPPAVALGAMISERRAELRSAELALVTLAEEHRQAMAGRSISELIEVVTGVEAIRHRFAQVQHAARTQVRSFVTTPFIAVPPGANPAECRWWRRACGTGSSSTSRR
- a CDS encoding ThuA domain-containing protein, which encodes MKALLILTVVAATLGVPAAPMADTPHDVLVFSRTAGFRHDSIAAGTQAVRELGAANGFTVTATEDPAVFTAGGLAPYESVVFLNTTGDVLNAAQQSAFETWFRSGRGFVGVHAAADTEYDWPFYGELVGAYFASHPAIQPANVKVEDRAHAATAHLPQTWNRTDEWYDYRTNARSSAHILATLDESSYSGGTMGADHPHAWCKPFQGGRSFYTGGGHTAAAYTDAAFRAHLLGGIRYAAGQAKADCRPEVGYTPLYNGSTTGWSQAGPGAFTNTDATLTSTGGMGLFWYSAKQFTSYSLKLDWRLAGDDNTGVFIGFPPSNDPWSAVNNGYEVQIDATDAADRTTGAVYTFKSADLAARDAALNPPGAWNTYELLVEGERLRVYLNGVQINDFVNADPVRSLAGHIGIQNHGTGDEASFRNIRIKELGGPPPVTSGPVRGLAGKCLDVSGAATADGTKIQLWTCNGTAAQNWTRSGQTFRALGKCLDVAGGGTANGTKAQLWTCNGSGAQNWTPQADGTIRNPQSGRCLDVSQNSSADGQQIHIWDCHTGANQKWALPA